GCGCCTGGCTGCCGAGAGCGTCACCCGGGCGGAGCGGGTGCACGTCGCCTGGGCGGGCAGCTCGGGCGACTCCAGGGGGTTCGCCGTGGTGCTGCACACCATCCACATCTACACGGGGATGGTGCCGTCCTTCCGGGCCGGCCAGCCGGTCTGGGTGAAGGCTGGCTCGGAACCGGAGTGGGTGGAGTTCCCGGCGCCCCTGGGGCGGGTCGAGGTGCGCCACGTGGGCCATCCCGAGCCGGTCACGCTGCCCCGCTACCTGACGGGCGTGAGCGAGGTCACCCTCAAGGGCGGGCTCACGGAACTGTCGCTGGGGCGGCTTGCGGTGGCGGTCGGCCGTTCCGGGCTCACGCGAACGCACCGTGGCCGGCACTTCATCGCCTCGGCGATCAAGCCGCTCCTTCCCTACCTCGAACGCATCGGGCCCCGGGGCGTCGCCCTGTCCGGGGTCGTGGTGCGGGTGGAGGGCGATTGCGAGGGTGCGCCCTGCACGGCCACGGCCGGCGCGGTCGGGCACATGTCCGACCTGACGGCAACCCCGCTCGTGGTCGGGACGGTGTTGATCGGGTCGGGGCGGGTGCGCCGGCCCGGGGTTCACGCGCCGGAGGCCGATGAGTTGTTTGGCATCCCGGGGTTCATCGACGAGCTTCGCCGGCGAGGGCTTGCCATCGAAGGGCCGAAGGTGCGTTCGAAGGCCGGCGTGGCCCCCGCCGGGTAGTTCGCCCGGCTCGCACGAAGGAACCTTGCCCGGTTCGCACAGGGCGAGCAGGTCTCGTGAGATAGGGGGAGTCGGGTTGGCTGTGGATCTCCACCGCCCTCGGGCGGCCGCCGGAGCGGCGAGGCCGATGTTGGACGAGGCAGGGCGGGAGCAGGCCAGGGAGGCAGGGTTCGACCCGGACGCCCTGGAGCGCGCCTTTGGGGTCGTGGCGGACGCCGTCGAAACAGGCTCGGTTCCCGGCGCGGTGATGCTGGTGGGGCGGTCGAGCGGGGAGGGCGTCGGGCCGGTGGCGGTGGGCTACCGGGCCATCCTGCCGAGCCTTGAGCCGATGCATGGGGACACCATCTTCGACATGGCGTCGCTCACAAAGGTGATGGCCACGGCCCCGGTGGCCATGATGCTGGTGGAGCGGGGTCAGTTGCGGCTCGGTGCCGCCGTCGCCGAGTACCTGCCCGAATTCGCCGAAGGCGTCCCCGACGAACGCCGCAAGCAGGTGCGCATCTTCCACCTGCTCACGCACACCTCGGGGCTCCCGGCCTGGCGGGCGCTTTACGAGGGCTGCCCG
This genomic interval from Bacillota bacterium contains the following:
- a CDS encoding saccharopine dehydrogenase NADP-binding domain-containing protein, with translation MRVVVFGGAGDMGSHAVRLLAREPSVHELVVADKNVDRARRLVEELQSGAGASRAPADRPLHLEVRGFDAFDPAQVRRALEGADVAASALGPFYLFERRLLEQAIEAGVPYVSLCDDHDAARAALQLSPEAERRSVTAVTGLGWTPGLSNLLARLAAESVTRAERVHVAWAGSSGDSRGFAVVLHTIHIYTGMVPSFRAGQPVWVKAGSEPEWVEFPAPLGRVEVRHVGHPEPVTLPRYLTGVSEVTLKGGLTELSLGRLAVAVGRSGLTRTHRGRHFIASAIKPLLPYLERIGPRGVALSGVVVRVEGDCEGAPCTATAGAVGHMSDLTATPLVVGTVLIGSGRVRRPGVHAPEADELFGIPGFIDELRRRGLAIEGPKVRSKAGVAPAG